Below is a genomic region from Medicago truncatula cultivar Jemalong A17 chromosome 3, MtrunA17r5.0-ANR, whole genome shotgun sequence.
ATTCTTTGTTTCTGTTTAGGGTTTTTGCCTTTCTTTCCACCCAAATGAATAAGAGTTTTAGGACAATTGTATGACTGTTCTCAAGTGACATATTATACTTTTATTGGaggacaaaaagaaaaataaatataacttcATCCCCGAACTGAgatataaaagtaaaaaatactgaaaattgaaattgaaagttccaaatatttttttagtatcattttaattttcctaGCATTATATgtacaaatttcaatttctttggCTAAAAGggatttatttataattttgtacaACTGAGAACTCCACAGTAAAAGTTAAATATTGTTTAGAAAACTCCATTGTatattgtaaaaacaaaaacgaaacTGACAAAATATACTTTAGATGTTGATGAATGCAAGGAATCCAATTACTGTTTTGAGGGGGCGACATGCATCAATCTTCCTGGAAGCTACCATTGTTTATGCCCAAAAGGATATGAAGGAGACGGAAAAAGATGCAGTCCAAAATCCAGTACCAAATCAAGTAAAGAGATCATGTTAATCATTGCACTGAGTGAGTACAACACGTTCTATTCTTTATTTCAATTCGTTCATAACATGATCATGTCAATATGTTTACTATCGcaatgaaaattgttgaaacttgaaagacaTTTCATTGGCAATCAACAACGTCAATCCATGTTGAAAATTGTTGCTCTGAACTGAAATTCATTTACCAAAGGTACTCAGTCCTTCAAGACCAGAGTAGCATTTTGAGATTTTGACTAATTTATTAGGATACATGAAGTTGACTTGAAACATCAACAAAGCAGAAcaacaagaaaataattatgtttcCATTTCTTTATGTTCAGGTGTCAGTGTAAGCCTCGTAGCACTGCTGATTGGAAGCTTTTATGCATATTTGGCATTCAAGAAAAGAAAGTTCATTAAACTTAAAGAACATTTTTTCCAACAAAATGGTGGCATACTGTTACAACAACAGATATGGAGGCATGGAGGTTCAACTGAAATAGCTAAAGTCTTCAAAGTTGAGGAGCTAAAAGATGCAACCAACAACTTCGATGAAGGCACGATCCTAGGCCAAGGTGGTCAGGGAATTGTTTACAAAGGAGTTTTACAAGATAACAGAATTGTAGCAATAAAAAAGTCCAAAATAAGTGACCCGAACCAGATTGAGTCGTTCATCAATGAAGTGGTCATTCTTTCCCAAATCAATCATAGAAATGTGGTAAAGATTTTGGGTTGTTGTTTAGAGACAGAAGTTCCGTTACTTGTTTACGAATTTATTCCCAATGGTACTGTTTATGAGCATCTTCATGATGAAACCCAATCTATGAAGCTTACATGGAAAACAAGATTAAGAATAGCAAAGGAAGCTGCTGGTGTGCTGGCATATTTACACTCTGCTGCTTCTACACCAATCATACATAGAGATGTGAAATCTTCAAATATACTCCTAGATCATAATCTCACTGCAAAGGTTTCTGACTTTGGAGCTTCAAGGATTGTTCCTCTTGATCATAGTCAAATAAACACTCTAGTGCAGGGAACATTGGGGTATCTTGACCCAGAATACTTCCACACAAGCCAATTAACAGAGAAGAGTGATGTTTATAGTTTTGGAGTGGTCCTAGCAGAGCTACTAACGGGAAAGAAGGCACTATCTTTTGGCAGGCCAGAGGTAGATAGAAACCTTTCCGCATACTTTGTTTCTTCAATGAAACAGGGTCGGTTACTTCATATTTTGGACAAAAATATAGATGAGACAAATATTGAGCAACTTAAAGAGGTTGCCGATATTGCAGAACGGTGTTTAAGGGTGAAGGGAGAGGACAGACCAACTATGAAAGAAGTGGCAATGGAACTTGAGGGAATATTAGTTATTGAAGAGTTCCGTTGGGGAAGTGACTATTTGTCTTCAGAAGAGACTGAAAACTTGCTCAAAACAGCAGAATCCGTAAAAAATGTTCAAGATGGTATTGGTGGAAGTGATATTAATTCTTCTGGTTCATATAGCTTAAACCAGATTTCGATATCGATTGGTGGAAGATGATTGATGGATATTAATAATACTCATGGTTATATGTTAATCTATCTTCACTATAATTGTGTTGTAGTATTTGATGTATTTCATTTATATTGAACATACCTATATATATAATCCTAGTAAATATAGGCAGTACAATTGAGTCTGCT
It encodes:
- the LOC25489726 gene encoding wall-associated receptor kinase 2; this encodes MVVHIKQLLLVTAFVVLYTKAETQPNCPTKCGNVTIPFPFGTTKDCSLDNTFLIDCNKTSSTSTEVPFLPQTNQSVLNISLNGELHVAWPVASYCYSKNGTQVNQTFQEINVTHFHISTQNKFIAVGCDTVGILAVGEADSEEKTYATGCVAFCNRLDDIEANQPCSGIGCCESSIPPGQMLTRVAYGSSGGVFYNQSDSKVHDFNPCGYSFLVANGNYSLTRSDLMLMKKEFPVLLDWKVGNQTCLQAQKNHSNYACKAIKSTCYETGTNKSGYLCRCSHGYRGNPYLINGCQDVDECKESNYCFEGATCINLPGSYHCLCPKGYEGDGKRCSPKSSTKSSKEIMLIIALSVSVSLVALLIGSFYAYLAFKKRKFIKLKEHFFQQNGGILLQQQIWRHGGSTEIAKVFKVEELKDATNNFDEGTILGQGGQGIVYKGVLQDNRIVAIKKSKISDPNQIESFINEVVILSQINHRNVVKILGCCLETEVPLLVYEFIPNGTVYEHLHDETQSMKLTWKTRLRIAKEAAGVLAYLHSAASTPIIHRDVKSSNILLDHNLTAKVSDFGASRIVPLDHSQINTLVQGTLGYLDPEYFHTSQLTEKSDVYSFGVVLAELLTGKKALSFGRPEVDRNLSAYFVSSMKQGRLLHILDKNIDETNIEQLKEVADIAERCLRVKGEDRPTMKEVAMELEGILVIEEFRWGSDYLSSEETENLLKTAESVKNVQDGIGGSDINSSGSYSLNQISISIGGR